CAGTCCCGTCTTGCTAGTAGACTGTCGCTGCAGTCACAGTCTATCACAAGTTTGACTACTCCCAAATATACCTCTTCGTCTATTGCTAATTTGCTTAATGATATGTCAACGCCACATCCAACGGATTCGTTCAAGAACcagtcttcttcatcactCTCGAATACCTTTAGCACTTCACCGCATTCTATTGCTAGTACTACTCCTACAAATAACCATAATGAAAAGTTCCATGCACATGAAGAAACGGTCCACAATCCAGAAGTGTTTCTGTTTTTTGATCAggaagacttgaacttgCTTGCATCTGATTTGAACAACATCGTCAGTAACATAATGTATGAACTAAACTTTGAGGACAAGTTCGCCAAGCACAGAAACGAAGGTGACTACTCCGACAACTCATTCAAATCCACGCCTACATCTCCTCCACAGCAAAAGGACGCAGCTATTCCTAGGAATATACCTTTTGACTACATCAAGGTTAAAAAGAGCCACGAGAAATTGtatcttgaagagttcTACAACGAGTTTTCTCAAATAATTCTTCCTTTCAGTTCGTTTGATCCTGATTCgaagaagtacttcaaTCCGGCTAGAGATATAATCCTTAGAAGCGCTTCCAACGAATCATTTCTCTTAGCAGCTGTTCTTGCGCAGGGTGCAAAGCTCTCTTTTCAAAAGAACAATGTCCTGGAAGATGAAGGGGCCTATTGTAATTATTTGGCTAAATGTCTAAAATTGCTTGGCCCTGCTTTGGAAAGTGGTGGTGATTTAAAGCGAGGTGCTGAGAGTTTGAACTCTAATATTGAATCCGTATTGTTGACTGTATTATTATTGACTGCCGCAAATGCTTCCAACTCAAAACAGGATTGGAGACCTCATCTTAAAGGTGCAAAAGATATCCTTTTGAAAACATCGGCAaataatttcaaaaattcCAATGTTTTAATATTCTGTAAATCGTGGTTTGTGACATTAGAAATTTTGGCAGGTACAAGCTCTAAATTAGGTGGTACTTTGGCATCTGAGGAGGAGATAGACTCCTTGATAACCTCAGATAACGAGTATGAAACTTCCGTGTTAAAGGAGCTTGGAATAGTTTTGGATAATGGCTATAATATCATGGGTGGATATCACAATGACTGCGTTGGTCTattcagagaattgatcaaggtTTTGGCtagaaagagaaaacaGGGGAAGGATTTCAAGTTCGACAATTCATTTGACTATATTAAATTGTTCTCAGAGTTTTACAAGTATTCAGAAGTGGagttcatcaacaagaagtgCATTCTTACACCGGAAGAGTTTGATATTAAGAATTCAAAGAATTCTCCATTGGTTGATGTTCTAAACTTGGATTCATCAACTGTAATTATCAGTTGGATGGACACTACTCACCAATGTTATGTGATGGCAGCGTTAATCACAATCCTTACCACATGTTTCGGAGAGCCATTCAATTCGCCTCAGGTACAATTTCTTGCAAACAGAACTATATCGTTTATGTCATTTTTGACAATGGCGCCAGAGGCGCCTAGGCTGATTATCAAATGTGCTTTGATGATGATTCAATGGCCCATGTTGGTAGCAGGTATGAATTGTATAGAGGAGGATGGTAAATTTATTTTGATGAAATTTTTTAgattctcttctcaagTTGGTTCTGGAGGTGCAAGTTATGCTTTAAAGAGAATTAGCAACATATGGAGTCGACATGAAAAGGGCATAAGCGATTCAGAgtctgaagatgacaagGCTGTGGATCTTGTATCATATTAGCTATAAGTGTATTATTAAGTATATTACTATAAAGGTAATCACATATTATCAAGTAGACTATACCAGTTCATCTGGCCACTGGCTAATTTGAGCCTTGTATCAAACGACGAAAGCTCTTCGTCAGTGTCTGTTTCGACTTCGGACTCACTGTCCCCATCTAACTTTGAATCCAACAGGACATTCGAGACTGGAGATTCGCTGCTGCAAAACTTACAACGCCTTGTTTTCCATTCTAGTTTCCCCAGTGAAAGCAAGTCTTGAATGTACCAGCCAATTCTTTCGGCACCCAATCTGGCCCCATCAAGATTTGCTGATGATGGTCCAGTTCTCAAAGAGGCATTCTTTCCGATCATGAACAACAATAAATCGTTATTCCACTGCAAATTATCTGTCAAGCAAGGGAATCCATTAACACATTCAATATCATGGTCTTGTATAACAGGTTGAAGGAAATCTAAAGATTTAACGTTTGCGGTAATTCCAGTAGCAAAGTAGATGTAGTCGATATTTTCAAGCTCTCGTTCGAAATAAATATCTTCACCTTTGGCTGTTTTTGTTTCTGACttggatttgatcaacaatttccaaGTCTTGGTATCACTATCCCATTCTGAATTAGTGATAGAAGTGTACTTCATGAGATCGACTCTGCCATTCTTCACATGGTCCAAAATCTTTTTGTAATACTCTGGGTTAAATGAGCCACCTTCTCTGGCTTCTTGGATCATTTCCCATCTCTCTTGGTCTGTATCTTTCATATAGAAAGCAGATTTTTTAACATTCTTATACTTGGTCACCCAATCCAAATGGAAATCAAAATGCTTGATTTTTACAGGTCCTCTAAGCATTAAGTATATTTTAGAAATTCCAACATTTGCAGCAACATGGGCCAACTGAGCAGAAGTCAAGCCACCACCAACAATGACAATGCTTCTTGATTTAGAAGCTCTTGGCTTGATCATGAGTTCCTTACCAAGGAAATTCacttccttgttgaacaaatgTGTGGTATGACAACTTCCCTCTGGAAAGTGTGGATCCTCAAATGGTTTTATCGGGTAGTTTACTTCTCCACGATGTCCTGTTGCAACAATgcaaattttgcacccaaaagTTTCACCATTTGCAGACTTGATTACAAAACCTTTACCGTATTCTTCCTTTCCTAATACATTGATAAACCTCTCTTCCACATTTATGGCTTCGTCTTTTTTCACATTATTGTGCAAACTGTATCTGTCAACAATATCCTTGCaaaaatcttcaaaaagttTGGTAGATGGACGATAGTAGTCCTTCCAATCCCTCATATTAATATCAATAATACCTGGTTTGTCATGATTAGCATTTGTAGACGgaattggagaagttcTCTTTCTCGTGTTTTTCTTAGCCAATTTCTTTAATTGGTGTTTGGAGTATTCCTTTCCCACTacattcttgatttccatAATGTCACCAGCACTCTCACGTTTTGACAAGTGAGCAAAACTAACCAAACCATCAACATTAACAGGATCAGGGTGGAAAAACATGGGTGAACGAAGGTATGGGATTTGACAAGAACCAAATTGATTATCCCATTGACTCATGAATCTTTCACCAGCTGCGTCAAGTACCAAAATATCCAGAGGCTGAAACTTTCTTCTAGGTGCGTAACATCTATCCTTTGAAGGTGGTTTGAATGTTGTTCGGGAAGACACATTTCTATTAATGAGGTTGACCCTACTACCTCTTTGGCGGAGCCAGTGAAATCTCTGATGTTCATCCTCTGTGTAAATAGAAGCAGGGTACTCTTCACATAACCTGGCAGTGATCGCAAGGCTGCAGGTGCCCCCACCAATGACAATCACTTCGAAGAAATTTTCCAATGgaatatcaacaatatccGGATTCATTTTAAGTAAcatacaatttcaataatGATCATACGAGCCATAATCGTGGAATTTATAAAGTATAAATTAGATTTACCAACCATTGGTACCATAACCACTATAGTCTTTGCAACCACAAAGGTTGCCTGGCAAGTCATTTGACTGCGAAAAACGCAAACAATATTTTAGAAACTAGCGAACACTACTTAGAGAGCTCCAACAAAACCCTCGATGATTGCATACAATCCAACAGCACCAGGATCGGGAACCCCACCCTCTTCGGTCTTAAATTCAGACTCGTCAACATAGCTAGCCCTTCCAAATTTGGCATGTAACTCTCTGGTGTTTTCGCAGCCTTTCTTAGCTGCAGACAAGGAAGCCTTGATATCACCTGTCCCTTTTAAGGTATCCACAAAGGGCTGCAATGTATCCACTAGAGTTCTGCCTCCTACTCTTGCTCGTGTATACTTGAATAAACCATCATACAAGGCAGAATAGGCAGCATCTCCGAAAGTCTGCGTtgtcaattccttcttctcgCCAAGACTACCAACGAGTTTGGTAAGATAGATTGAGTAAAGACCTCCAGAAGTACCACCCATACTGTCTTCCACCAAATCAGTGATGGCTGCCAAAGTTGCAACAGGGTCGGAGAGGTTCTTGTGGAAGTTGCCTTTCTTTTTTAATTCAAAGAGAATAGCATTTGCACCGGCTGCTAATGTTTCTCCACAAtcaccatcaccaacaatTGTATCGTAACGCGTAATATCAGGTTCATTTTTAAGCAAATTATTCATTGCGTTAACTAGAGCCTTTTCAAAGACTACGGCATTGGTCTTTAAAGATGACGAAATATGAGACGTTTCAGTCATTGGAGATTCAGAATAAACAGAATCGGCTTCCCATTGTTTTGAGGTATAGCTTTTTGGTTTCCATCCAGGCGCATCAGTAGGTGCATCTaaaaattccaacaattgaTCGGTTGAAAACCCTACTTTTGCTTTAGCAATGTTTGAAAGATTAAGCAAAGTGATCGAAAAACCAGGAGAGTTGAGGGAAGTTACAAAGTCACTAATTAAAATACGTTTGGGACGATTTTTGGTAGGAAGTTGAATGACAATATGTTCAGCAATTAAGTGCAATTCgagtgaagaagttccaCCAATATTGTTAATGAGTAAGATGTAATCATCATTATGCAAGTCAAAATCTACATAATGGCGGTCCTTGTCGTCAGGAGATAACAATTTATGAAAAAGGTCTTCAATTAAATCATCAATATTTGGAATTGGGCTGATTTTCACACCTGGTTCATTGTGAATTCCAAGTCCTACTTcagcttcatcttcaccaGTGAACTCACTGGTGTTCATTTGTCTTCCAGGGACGGAGGTACGATCCAATGAAGCTGATATGGTCACAAGATTGTCGTTGATGGTGTTTCCCAAGTGGGCAATGTTCTTGAGCTCAGCATTCTCGGAATGGACAGCAGCACCAAGAATCTTGTGAACGATAGCAGTTCCAGCCAATCCCCTTCTGCCTACCATCTTATTCTGCTCTCTGCCTACGGCCACATCATCAGCGACGATTACAAGTTCAACATTATAACCTTCATTTTTAGCCCGCTCCGCAACCAAGCcaaaatgaagaatatcccctgtataatttttcactacaATAATTGTACCCTTTTCCTTGTGAGACTTTGTTCTGATGGCTGCCATGATCTGTTTGGTAGAAGGTGATGCAAAGATATGTCCACTTACAGCGGCATCTAAAAGGTTATCACCAACATACCCTCCGTGCAATGGTTCATGACCTGCACCTCCACCACTAATCAATGtgatcttctttgaagtATCAGAATTGGGGTTGAAAACAACTTTTTCAGAGGGAATCAAGCGAACTGCCGGATTCGAGTGGACCAAACCCTTAAGGCTAGAGAGAACAAGGTCCTCGTCCTCTGAATACTTCCAGTGCTTTCTTAGTGTCATAGTAGAGGTCAATTGGTTGATCAATTGCAGAAAAAAGTGAATAATTCATCGAAGTTTGACATATTTATTAATTCGAAACTTGGGGTAAATGTACAGTATGGTTACGAGCATGGACAGGATGGATGATGTCATGGAAGCAGTATGATGTCAATTGATTGAACTATAGATATATACATGTTCTCACCGTTAATCAAAACGTTAATCTTTTAGATGTAAAGATGGAATGGTCATGGTTAATGCATGGTTTTTTAATCTGATTATACTATAGAATCAGGTGCAACCATTTCGACTACACGAAAAGATAATATCTCTTTGAGTGGGGAGTGCTACAGACTTGTAGGAAAAATGGATAACCGAGCCGCTTATAGAAAGGGACCACTGTGCTTGCAGAAGTTACACTAGGAAGAATCGTACGATTATTAGAATAGCTATCAGATCCCTATAGATAAGAGAGAGCCCATCTCTCGTCTCGGAAAATCCCAGATTCGGAAAAATTTAAGTCAAAAAAGTCCAAAAAGTGCCAATGAATTGGGCAGATTATCCTGAAGGTCTGCGTTATCAAATTAGAGTATGTACAAAACGTTTGCTTACGTCTATATCATCTTTTGCTGACCATTAAACGGAATGGTTGTCCATCTGTATGAAGACTTCGTGCACACTAGAGATAATAATAAATATTCAGGCAGGATTAATCTGGATGAAAATATATCCCACAAAAAATGTTTATGGCTGAG
This Scheffersomyces stipitis CBS 6054 chromosome 3, complete sequence DNA region includes the following protein-coding sequences:
- a CDS encoding zinc finger transcription factor of the LYS14 family, encoding HQLPQLNLHSRTEKEKLTQNNHHEVFPLPEITRQPVDASNETQSRLASRSSSQSQSITSLTTPKYTSSSIANLLNDMSTPHPTDSFKNHTSPHSIASTTPTNNHNEKFHAHEETVHNPEVFSFFDQEDLNLLASDLNNIVSNIMYELNFEDKFAKHRNEGDYSDNSFKSTPTSPPQQKDAAIPRNIPFDYIKVKKSHEKLYLEEFYNEFSQIILPFSSFDPDSKKYFNPARDIILRSASNESFLLAAVLAQGAKLSFQKNNVSEDEGAYCNYLAKCLKLLGPALESGAESLNSNIESVLLTVLLLTAANASNSKQDWRPHLKGAKDILLKTSANNFKNSNVLIFCKSWFVTLEILAGTSSKLGGTLASEEEIDSLITSDNEYETSVLKELGIVLDNGYNIMGGYHNDCVGLFRELIKVLARKRKQGKDFKFDNSFDYIKLFSEFYKYSEVEFINKKCILTPEEFDIKNSKNSPLVDVLNLDSSTVIISWMDTTHQCYVMAALITILTTCFGEPFNSPQVQFLANRTISFMSFLTMAPEAPRSIIKCALMMIQWPMLVAGMNCIEEDGKFILMKFFRFSSQVGSGGASYALKRISNIWSRHEKGISDSESEDDKAVDLVSY
- a CDS encoding predicted protein — its product is MNPDIVDIPLENFFEVIVIGGGTCSLAITARLCEEYPASIYTEDEHQRFHWLRQRGSRVNLINRNVSSRTTFKPPSKDRCYAPRRKFQPSDILVLDAAGERFMSQWDNQFGSCQIPYLRSPMFFHPDPVNVDGLVSFAHLSKRESAGDIMEIKNVVGKEYSKHQLKKLAKKNTRKRTSPIPSTNANHDKPGIIDINMRDWKDYYRPSTKLFEDFCKDIVDRYSLHNNVKKDEAINVEERFINVLGKEEYGKGFVIKSANGETFGCKICIVATGHRGEVNYPIKPFEDPHFPEGSCHTTHLFNKEVNFLGKELMIKPRASKSRSIVIVGGGLTSAQLAHVAANVGISKIYLMLRGPVKIKHFDFHLDWVTKYKNVKKSAFYMKDTDQERWEMIQEAREGGSFNPEYYKKILDHVKNGRVDLMKYTSITNSEWDSDTKTWKLLIKSKSETKTAKGEDIYFERELENIDYIYFATGITANVKSLDFLQPVIQDHDIECVNGFPCLTDNLQWNNDLLLFMIGKNASLRTGPSSANLDGARLGAERIGWYIQDLLSSGKLEWKTRRCKFCSSESPVSNVSLDSKLDGDSESEVETDTDEELSSFDTRLKLASGQMNWYSLLDNM
- the DAK2 gene encoding dihydroxyacetone kinase (Dihydroxyacetone kinase (Glycerone kinase) (DHA kinase)~go_function glycerone kinase activity~go_process glycerol metabolism), with amino-acid sequence MTLRKHWKYSEDEDLVLSSLKGLVHSNPAVRLIPSEKVVFNPNSDTSKKITLISGGGAGHEPLHGGYVGDNLLDAAVSGHIFASPSTKQIMAAIRTKSHKEKGTIIVVKNYTGDILHFGLVAERAKNEGYNVELVIVADDVAVGREQNKMVGRRGLAGTAIVHKILGAAVHSENAELKNIAHLGNTINDNLVTISASLDRTSVPGRQMNTSEFTGEDEAEVGLGIHNEPGVKISPIPNIDDLIEDLFHKLLSPDDKDRHYVDFDLHNDDYILLINNIGGTSSLELHLIAEHIVIQLPTKNRPKRILISDFVTSLNSPGFSITLLNLSNIAKAKVGFSTDQLLEFLDAPTDAPGWKPKSYTSKQWEADSVYSESPMTETSHISSSLKTNAVVFEKALVNAMNNLLKNEPDITRYDTIVGDGDCGETLAAGANAILFELKKKGNFHKNLSDPVATLAAITDLVEDSMGGTSGGLYSIYLTKLVGSLGEKKELTTQTFGDAAYSALYDGLFKYTRARVGGRTLVDTLQPFVDTLKGTGDIKASLSAAKKGCENTRELHAKFGRASYVDESEFKTEEGGVPDPGAVGLYAIIEGFVGAL